One Microbacterium sp. W4I20 DNA window includes the following coding sequences:
- a CDS encoding LCP family protein — translation MTLAPPRATARPLIETRPLRHPDSADAGMMTKRGWWLVALNLFVPGSAQVLAGNRRLGRFGLGATLLAWFLVIVAAGLALFARPVLLWLTIGGGWFSAAVLTLVQVLLVAYVVLWIVLTFDALRLVRLVKVPGASRIAIPVVALVLLGLVGGGAGYAATAVGSARGTISTIFGQSGPSLPPSEGYYNILLLGADSGDGRDSMRFDSISVVSVNADTGAVTITGIPRELPNAPFSEGSPMQALYPNGFEGHSSSSCGWNGWMNHVRNAAEICREDGGASLYPDAAAHGSDPGIEATKDAAEGVLGIEIPYYVFVDMHGFADLVDALGGVDINVTERLPKGGPPDGVDPHDVDAWAIGWIEPGQQHMDGDTAQWYARSRYTTSDWDRMKRQRELQEAILSQFTPQTVLTRFNEVAAAGTALINTDLPQDKLPEFFDLMLKAKKQPVTTIELVPEAGVDEHEPDYGFIHDMVQQKLHPPTETPTPEP, via the coding sequence GTGACCCTCGCGCCACCGCGCGCGACCGCGCGCCCGCTCATCGAGACCCGGCCGCTGCGGCATCCCGACTCGGCAGATGCGGGCATGATGACCAAGCGCGGATGGTGGCTCGTCGCGCTCAACCTGTTCGTCCCCGGATCCGCGCAGGTCCTGGCGGGGAATCGACGCCTCGGGCGATTCGGTCTCGGCGCCACGCTGCTCGCGTGGTTCCTGGTGATCGTCGCCGCCGGCCTGGCACTGTTCGCACGTCCGGTGCTGCTCTGGTTGACGATCGGCGGCGGGTGGTTCTCCGCGGCCGTGCTCACGCTGGTGCAGGTGCTGCTCGTCGCGTACGTCGTGCTCTGGATCGTTCTCACCTTCGACGCGCTGCGGCTCGTCCGTCTGGTCAAGGTGCCCGGCGCGTCGCGCATCGCGATCCCCGTCGTGGCCCTGGTGCTGTTGGGCCTCGTCGGCGGTGGCGCCGGATACGCGGCGACCGCGGTCGGTTCGGCTCGAGGCACGATCAGCACCATCTTCGGCCAGAGCGGACCGAGTCTGCCCCCGAGCGAGGGGTATTACAACATCCTCCTGCTGGGCGCCGACAGCGGAGACGGGCGCGATTCGATGCGGTTCGACAGCATCTCCGTGGTGTCCGTCAACGCCGACACCGGCGCTGTGACGATCACCGGCATCCCGCGCGAGCTTCCGAATGCCCCGTTCAGCGAGGGTAGCCCGATGCAGGCGCTGTATCCCAACGGGTTCGAAGGACACAGCTCATCGTCCTGCGGCTGGAACGGATGGATGAACCACGTGCGCAACGCGGCGGAGATCTGCCGCGAGGACGGCGGGGCATCGCTGTATCCGGACGCGGCGGCGCACGGCTCGGACCCCGGTATCGAGGCGACCAAGGATGCAGCCGAGGGTGTTCTCGGCATCGAGATCCCGTACTACGTCTTCGTCGACATGCACGGCTTCGCCGATCTGGTCGATGCGCTCGGCGGGGTGGACATCAACGTCACCGAGCGTCTCCCGAAGGGCGGTCCTCCGGACGGCGTGGATCCGCACGATGTCGACGCGTGGGCGATCGGATGGATCGAGCCGGGCCAGCAGCACATGGACGGCGACACCGCGCAGTGGTACGCGCGCTCGCGCTACACGACCAGCGACTGGGATCGCATGAAGCGGCAGCGGGAGCTCCAGGAGGCGATCCTGTCCCAGTTCACGCCGCAGACGGTGCTCACGCGGTTCAACGAGGTCGCGGCGGCCGGAACGGCGCTCATCAACACCGACCTGCCTCAGGACAAGCTGCCCGAGTTCTTCGACCTGATGCTCAAGGCCAAGAAGCAGCCGGTCACCACGATCGAGCTCGTTCCCGAGGCGGGTGTCGACGAGCACGAGCCTGACTACGGGTTCATCCACGACATGGTCCAGCAGAAGCTCCACCCTCCGACGGAGACGCCCACCCCCGAGCCGTGA
- the purE gene encoding 5-(carboxyamino)imidazole ribonucleotide mutase has product MGSDSDWRVMSDASQALTEFGIPHEVEVVSAHRTPDKLMSYAREARGRGIRVIIAGAGGAAHLPGMVASMTALPVVGVPVPLAYLDGMDSLLSIVQMPAGIPVATVSIGGARNAGLLAARILGAADSDLADRIEAFARDLESQVEAKNERLKDSL; this is encoded by the coding sequence ATGGGATCCGACTCCGACTGGCGCGTGATGAGCGACGCCTCTCAGGCGCTCACCGAGTTCGGCATCCCGCATGAGGTGGAGGTCGTGTCGGCCCACCGCACCCCGGACAAGCTGATGTCGTATGCGCGCGAGGCGCGAGGGCGCGGCATCCGGGTGATCATCGCCGGAGCCGGGGGAGCGGCGCATCTCCCGGGTATGGTCGCATCGATGACCGCCCTCCCCGTCGTGGGGGTCCCGGTGCCGCTCGCCTACCTCGACGGCATGGACTCGCTGCTCTCGATCGTGCAGATGCCCGCCGGCATCCCGGTCGCCACGGTCTCGATCGGCGGCGCACGCAACGCCGGGCTGCTGGCTGCTCGGATCCTCGGTGCAGCCGATTCCGATCTCGCTGATCGCATCGAGGCCTTCGCCCGTGATCTCGAGTCTCAGGTCGAGGCCAAGAACGAACGGCTGAAGGACTCGCTGTGA
- a CDS encoding PH domain-containing protein produces MPPPGVPSEELLIARFRSHARRLFWSAVVLIAAFGATAFFYDNLPAGIENWMLLSASGLLVILLVVFPFIIWYSRSTTITTRRVIAHQGIGARQRREMSHARGYTIGVRRGPLQRLWGSGTITLSNGVDAALRLPNVPNVTLVHETLADQIEVGQILAHRDAQGGSDEFDRA; encoded by the coding sequence ATGCCGCCGCCGGGCGTGCCGTCCGAAGAACTCCTGATCGCCCGCTTCCGAAGCCACGCGCGTCGGTTGTTCTGGTCGGCGGTCGTCCTGATCGCCGCCTTCGGCGCCACGGCCTTCTTCTACGACAACCTGCCGGCAGGAATCGAGAACTGGATGCTGCTCAGCGCGTCGGGTCTTCTCGTCATCCTCCTGGTCGTCTTCCCCTTCATCATCTGGTACTCGCGCAGCACCACGATCACGACCAGACGGGTCATCGCCCATCAGGGCATCGGGGCGCGTCAGCGTCGGGAGATGTCTCACGCCAGGGGGTACACGATCGGCGTGCGCCGCGGCCCCCTGCAGCGGCTGTGGGGATCGGGCACCATCACGCTCTCGAACGGCGTCGACGCGGCACTCCGTCTGCCGAACGTCCCCAATGTGACGCTGGTGCACGAGACACTCGCCGACCAGATCGAGGTCGGCCAGATTCTCGCGCACCGCGACGCGCAGGGCGGTTCGGACGAGTTCGACCGCGCCTGA
- a CDS encoding biotin--[acetyl-CoA-carboxylase] ligase, which translates to MNVGFPLSSAIAARIEELPSTGSTNADLRARAGDAEWPHLSVLLTRNQTAGRGRLDRTWVAPAGSSLAISVLLRELPADPGARGWIPLAAGLAMAQAVAAQLPDHDVAVKWPNDVLVDGRKICGILAEATTDSVIVGSGVNTAMTPEELPVPTATSFTVLGTEVDDDRLLSDYLRVLDGRLVALAAADDAVVSGLHAAVTDRCATLGLAVRASMPGGRVLEGTATALDREGRLLVSIDGVEHAISAGDVVHVRPAGN; encoded by the coding sequence GTGAACGTCGGCTTCCCCCTCTCGAGTGCGATCGCCGCCCGGATCGAGGAGCTGCCCTCGACCGGGTCGACGAACGCCGATCTGCGCGCCCGCGCAGGCGACGCGGAGTGGCCCCATCTGTCGGTTCTGCTGACCAGGAACCAGACGGCCGGGCGTGGTCGACTCGACCGCACCTGGGTCGCACCGGCGGGTTCTTCGCTCGCGATCTCCGTCCTGCTCCGCGAGCTTCCCGCAGATCCCGGAGCGCGCGGATGGATCCCGCTCGCGGCGGGTCTGGCGATGGCCCAGGCAGTGGCCGCGCAGCTCCCCGACCATGACGTCGCCGTGAAATGGCCGAATGACGTGTTGGTCGACGGCCGCAAGATCTGCGGCATCCTCGCCGAGGCGACGACCGATTCCGTGATCGTGGGCTCCGGGGTGAACACCGCCATGACGCCCGAGGAGCTCCCGGTGCCCACGGCGACGTCTTTCACGGTCCTCGGGACGGAGGTCGACGACGACCGCCTGCTGTCCGACTACCTGCGTGTCCTGGATGGTCGTCTCGTCGCGCTCGCCGCCGCCGATGATGCCGTCGTGAGCGGTCTGCATGCGGCTGTGACGGACCGCTGTGCGACTCTGGGCCTCGCCGTTCGCGCGTCGATGCCGGGTGGCCGGGTGCTCGAGGGCACCGCGACGGCACTGGACCGGGAGGGACGTCTGCTCGTGTCCATCGATGGCGTCGAGCACGCGATCTCGGCCGGAGACGTCGTTCACGTGCGGCCCGCCGGAAACTGA
- a CDS encoding CDP-glycerol glycerophosphotransferase family protein produces the protein MGALSDVTKAYRLLTRALASRSAVQRVRRRLSEHEPHPAGHFQVAVYFADGAVNMYQMRQWYRPLAELSRLWPVVVLSRSAAGAEKLLDEDGPAVAFVPKVRDLERFIANQDIRVVLYVNQNTRNFQMFRYGRRWHVFINHGESDKMYMTTNQYKAYDYAFVAGQAARDRLARTLWDYDVDRRTLDIGRPQADHYSGTLPYTPDGRTVVLYAPTWEGDRPSAHYGSIASHGETLVKQLLATGSHRVIYRPHPRSGVVDEAYGAAHRRIVAAINAANAADRGAQHVYDHGAELGWQLSAADVAVVDISAMVYDRLAAGKPLMITRPVDDRAAIDSTGYLADCEWLTVDAASRIVSEVERVRADDAAVARLRMWVQHYFGDTTPGVATAKFHAAVGHLMQEWENWQAHEIGAVREDEDDDDEEADEEDA, from the coding sequence ATGGGTGCATTGTCTGACGTCACGAAGGCGTACCGTCTCCTCACGCGTGCGCTCGCATCCCGCAGCGCGGTGCAGCGGGTGCGCCGCCGCCTCTCGGAGCACGAACCCCATCCGGCCGGTCACTTCCAGGTCGCGGTGTACTTCGCTGACGGGGCAGTGAACATGTACCAGATGCGTCAGTGGTACCGGCCCCTGGCCGAGCTCTCCCGGCTCTGGCCGGTCGTGGTGCTCTCGCGGTCGGCCGCGGGCGCCGAGAAGCTCCTCGACGAGGATGGTCCGGCCGTCGCCTTCGTGCCCAAGGTCCGCGATCTCGAGCGGTTCATCGCCAATCAGGACATCCGCGTCGTCCTGTACGTGAATCAGAACACCCGCAACTTCCAGATGTTCCGCTACGGGCGGCGCTGGCACGTGTTCATCAATCACGGCGAGTCCGACAAGATGTACATGACCACCAATCAGTACAAGGCTTACGACTACGCCTTCGTGGCGGGTCAGGCCGCGCGCGACCGGCTCGCCCGCACGCTGTGGGACTACGACGTCGATCGCCGCACGCTCGACATCGGCCGTCCGCAGGCCGATCACTATTCCGGCACCCTGCCGTACACACCGGACGGCCGCACCGTCGTGCTCTACGCGCCGACCTGGGAGGGCGACCGGCCGAGCGCCCACTACGGCTCGATCGCCAGCCATGGCGAGACGCTCGTGAAGCAGCTGCTGGCGACGGGGTCGCACCGCGTGATCTATCGCCCGCATCCGCGCAGCGGAGTGGTCGACGAGGCATACGGCGCCGCCCACCGGCGGATCGTCGCGGCGATCAATGCCGCGAACGCCGCCGACCGCGGAGCGCAGCACGTCTACGACCACGGCGCAGAACTGGGGTGGCAGCTCTCGGCCGCCGACGTCGCGGTCGTCGACATCTCGGCCATGGTGTACGACCGGCTTGCGGCGGGGAAGCCCCTCATGATCACGCGCCCAGTCGACGACCGGGCGGCCATCGACTCCACCGGGTATCTGGCGGACTGCGAATGGCTGACCGTGGATGCCGCGTCGCGCATCGTGTCCGAGGTGGAGCGCGTGCGCGCCGACGACGCGGCCGTCGCCCGTCTGCGGATGTGGGTGCAGCACTACTTCGGCGACACGACTCCCGGCGTGGCGACGGCGAAGTTCCATGCTGCCGTCGGCCATCTCATGCAGGAGTGGGAGAACTGGCAGGCCCACGAGATCGGCGCCGTCCGCGAGGACGAGGACGACGACGACGAAGAGGCCGACGAGGAGGACGCGTGA
- a CDS encoding glycosyltransferase family 2 protein, producing the protein MPVLNERAYLEHAVASVLAQEVEGPAELVLALAPSTDGTTELAERLAAADDRIRLVENPAAHIPVGLNAAIRASRYPTIVRVDAHSELSPGYAARALETLQRTGSANVGGIMHAEGRTPFQKAVARLYNSPVGLGGGAYHGRTNEGEAESAYLGVMRREVLDEVGLFDESIRRGEDWELNLRIRQAGHRVWFDPSLSVTYWPRESWLRLARQFRATGAWRGELVRRFGRRNGIRYFAPPALVLIVALAVVVGVLQLTGVLTGVAALTASLLVYGPLALYLLLVLAVALAPGDGGLRQKLWSAVVLPTMHLSWGVGFLGGVLRGARDTVDASRLGTRNTPLP; encoded by the coding sequence ATGCCGGTGCTCAACGAGCGCGCATACCTCGAGCACGCCGTCGCGTCGGTCCTCGCGCAGGAGGTCGAGGGTCCCGCCGAGCTCGTGCTGGCTCTGGCCCCGTCGACCGATGGCACGACCGAACTCGCCGAGCGTCTCGCCGCCGCGGACGACCGGATCCGTCTGGTCGAGAACCCGGCGGCGCACATCCCCGTCGGTCTCAACGCGGCCATCCGCGCCAGCCGCTACCCGACCATCGTGCGCGTCGATGCGCACTCGGAGCTCTCCCCCGGGTACGCCGCTCGCGCGCTGGAGACCTTGCAGCGCACGGGATCCGCGAACGTCGGCGGCATCATGCACGCCGAAGGGCGCACCCCCTTCCAGAAGGCCGTCGCCCGCCTGTACAACTCCCCCGTCGGACTCGGCGGCGGCGCCTACCATGGCCGCACCAACGAGGGCGAGGCCGAATCCGCGTATCTGGGCGTGATGCGGCGCGAGGTGCTCGACGAGGTCGGACTCTTCGACGAGTCCATCCGCCGCGGCGAGGACTGGGAGCTCAACCTCCGCATCCGCCAGGCCGGGCACCGGGTCTGGTTCGACCCGAGCCTGTCGGTGACCTACTGGCCGCGGGAGAGCTGGCTGCGCCTCGCCCGCCAGTTCCGTGCGACCGGCGCCTGGCGAGGAGAACTCGTCCGCCGGTTCGGCCGCCGCAACGGCATCCGCTACTTCGCTCCGCCGGCGCTGGTGCTGATCGTCGCGCTCGCGGTCGTCGTCGGCGTGCTGCAGCTCACGGGTGTGCTCACCGGCGTCGCCGCGCTGACGGCGTCGCTCCTCGTGTATGGGCCGCTGGCGCTGTACCTGCTGCTGGTGCTCGCGGTCGCTCTCGCGCCGGGCGACGGCGGTCTGCGTCAGAAGCTGTGGTCGGCGGTCGTGCTGCCGACCATGCACCTGTCGTGGGGAGTCGGCTTCCTCGGCGGCGTGCTGCGCGGCGCGCGCGACACCGTCGACGCCTCGAGGCTCGGCACGCGCAACACCCCGCTGCCCTGA
- a CDS encoding CDP-glycerol glycerophosphotransferase family protein, with the protein MTTARIDDVAEALIIAGTGPRPAAAALIGPRARVDARLTGGGKTWKATFPLKASRWGGPELPLPSGEYELRIADVELDELHVAPVVLTGVRVTVEGGSVQIAPPISPVYETVEGQATLEGRYVAQTGGTENAVFFESFYGRSVGCNPRAIDRELARRAPDVRRYWSVVDLSVAVPEGAIAVVEGSPEWWHARGAARLLVVNDWLRRRFVRKPGQKVLQTWHGTPLKRLALHRPGFDPRRMAAVVKESRRWDVLLAQNTYSERILRKAYAFFGRPIWVEGYPRNDVLTTGDPAVIRSALGIGPEERVLLYAPTWRDDRSEMVDFVDPELLAQQADAVVLVRGHSRTLHQGRDHAGARVIDVTGFPETSQLLLAADALITDYSSVMFDFSVTGKPMYFLVPDLDHYRGQLRGFYFDLAERAPGPLVRTQDELAAALADRGQESVHSARYAAWRAQFNRRDDGHAAQRVVDRILDLGLVTR; encoded by the coding sequence ATGACAACGGCCCGCATCGATGACGTCGCGGAGGCGCTGATCATCGCCGGGACCGGTCCTCGACCGGCAGCGGCAGCTCTCATCGGACCGCGGGCACGTGTCGACGCGCGCCTCACCGGCGGAGGCAAGACCTGGAAAGCCACCTTCCCGCTAAAGGCCTCGCGCTGGGGCGGCCCGGAGCTGCCATTGCCCTCGGGGGAGTACGAACTGCGCATCGCGGACGTCGAGCTGGACGAGCTTCACGTCGCGCCCGTCGTCCTGACCGGCGTGCGCGTCACCGTCGAAGGCGGCTCCGTGCAGATCGCGCCGCCGATCTCGCCCGTATACGAGACCGTCGAGGGGCAGGCGACACTCGAGGGCCGCTACGTGGCCCAAACCGGCGGCACCGAGAACGCCGTGTTCTTCGAGAGCTTCTACGGGCGCAGCGTCGGCTGCAACCCCCGGGCGATCGACCGGGAGCTCGCGCGGCGCGCGCCGGACGTGCGCCGGTACTGGAGCGTCGTGGACCTCTCGGTCGCCGTGCCCGAGGGGGCGATCGCCGTGGTCGAGGGGAGTCCCGAGTGGTGGCACGCGCGCGGCGCCGCCCGACTGCTCGTCGTCAACGACTGGCTTCGGCGCCGGTTCGTGCGCAAACCGGGGCAGAAGGTGCTGCAGACCTGGCACGGCACGCCGCTCAAGCGACTCGCCCTGCACCGCCCCGGCTTCGATCCGCGCCGGATGGCCGCCGTCGTGAAGGAGTCCCGACGCTGGGACGTGCTGCTGGCGCAGAACACCTACTCCGAGCGCATCCTCCGCAAGGCATATGCGTTCTTCGGTCGCCCGATCTGGGTGGAGGGCTATCCGCGCAACGACGTCCTCACGACGGGTGACCCGGCCGTCATCCGCTCGGCGCTGGGCATCGGGCCCGAGGAGCGCGTGCTCCTCTACGCGCCGACCTGGCGGGACGATCGCAGCGAGATGGTCGACTTCGTCGACCCGGAACTGCTCGCGCAGCAGGCCGATGCCGTGGTGCTGGTGCGCGGTCATTCCCGGACTCTGCATCAGGGGCGCGACCATGCCGGTGCCCGAGTGATCGATGTCACCGGGTTCCCCGAGACGTCGCAGCTGCTGCTCGCCGCCGACGCGCTGATCACCGACTACTCCTCGGTCATGTTCGACTTCAGCGTCACCGGAAAGCCGATGTACTTCCTCGTTCCGGACCTCGACCACTATCGCGGACAGCTGAGAGGCTTCTACTTCGATCTCGCGGAACGCGCTCCCGGCCCGCTGGTGCGCACACAGGACGAACTCGCCGCCGCGCTCGCCGACCGCGGCCAGGAGTCCGTGCACTCTGCGCGCTACGCAGCGTGGCGCGCGCAGTTCAACCGGCGTGACGACGGCCATGCGGCGCAGCGCGTCGTCGATCGCATCCTGGACCTCGGGCTCGTCACCCGCTGA
- a CDS encoding CDP-glycerol glycerophosphotransferase family protein: MASFSFGTGNAAKLLRIPLYAAGRIGTLLVPRGRRWVFGCGAGIGDGALALHRYASVAGHDTVWLTSSEREDRDAAALGLRTVRKDSLRGWWTTARAGVLVVTHGLGDVNRYANGGGFVVQLWHGIPLKRIGLDSPATTQVPDVPGAPLLRRLIALLYRGAAQRIRVLPAASHRARGRLESAFGLGDDRVVVTGEPRVDVLSAGTIEERRTAASALLHGLIDDLPDGARTVLYAPTWRDGAADPAVPSASEWVGIIRTLEDADAVLLIRSHLLGEGAYSPPLPTRRVRMLGASVLPDVSPALPAMDVLITDYSSLAYDVGLLRMPVLFLAPDAAAYARTRGFYGRFEDVAGDEVAADWGVLLRQLRTLLSDSDAFEAGTAHSATLSAEMHAYRDGRNTQRVYEAIRARGIPAPKGAA, from the coding sequence GTGGCGTCCTTCTCTTTCGGCACCGGCAATGCGGCCAAGCTGCTCCGGATCCCGCTCTATGCCGCAGGACGCATAGGTACCCTGCTGGTGCCGCGTGGCCGGCGCTGGGTCTTCGGATGCGGTGCCGGGATCGGTGACGGGGCGCTCGCTCTCCATCGGTACGCCTCGGTGGCAGGGCACGACACGGTCTGGCTCACCTCGTCCGAGCGCGAGGATCGGGATGCCGCGGCGCTCGGCCTCCGCACGGTCCGCAAGGACAGCCTCCGCGGCTGGTGGACGACGGCGAGGGCAGGCGTGCTCGTCGTCACGCACGGCCTCGGCGACGTCAACCGCTATGCGAACGGCGGCGGCTTCGTGGTGCAGCTCTGGCACGGGATCCCGCTCAAGCGGATCGGCCTCGACTCCCCGGCGACGACGCAGGTGCCGGACGTGCCGGGGGCGCCGCTGCTGCGCCGCCTGATCGCCCTCCTCTATCGGGGTGCCGCCCAGCGCATCCGGGTACTGCCTGCTGCGTCGCACCGTGCCCGTGGGCGCCTGGAGTCCGCGTTCGGCCTCGGCGACGACCGCGTCGTCGTGACCGGAGAGCCGCGCGTGGACGTGCTCTCCGCCGGGACGATCGAAGAGCGCCGCACAGCGGCATCCGCTCTGCTGCACGGCCTCATCGACGACCTCCCCGACGGCGCACGCACGGTGCTCTACGCACCGACCTGGCGCGATGGCGCCGCCGACCCTGCCGTGCCCTCGGCATCCGAATGGGTCGGGATCATCCGCACTCTCGAAGACGCCGACGCGGTCCTGCTCATCCGCTCGCATTTGCTCGGCGAGGGCGCCTACAGCCCGCCGCTTCCGACCAGGCGGGTGCGGATGCTGGGCGCCTCCGTCCTCCCCGACGTCTCGCCGGCACTTCCGGCGATGGACGTGCTCATCACCGATTACTCCTCTCTCGCCTACGACGTCGGACTGCTGCGGATGCCGGTGCTGTTCCTCGCACCGGACGCGGCCGCCTACGCGCGGACGAGGGGGTTCTACGGGCGGTTCGAGGATGTGGCGGGCGACGAGGTCGCGGCAGACTGGGGCGTGCTGCTCCGTCAGCTGCGAACCCTGCTCTCCGATTCCGATGCGTTCGAAGCGGGTACCGCGCATTCCGCTACGCTCAGCGCGGAGATGCATGCGTACCGCGATGGGCGCAACACCCAGCGGGTGTACGAAGCAATCCGCGCGCGGGGGATCCCCGCGCCGAAGGGAGCAGCATGA
- a CDS encoding S1C family serine protease: protein MNEDDTQNHSAPASHDAVPSAQAAEGVAQPAPAAAADLTGASSTAPSQGHEVPSTFTSQAPAAPAGPPAAQRFAAPSAPATGSAPGAAFGIPSAASYTQPTQPLDGTAPLGFVVPPADGVKTKDSKPRSGPKFAAFILAAALVGGVAGFGGGALLSGIQNQPSSGTATGPQTVTVNNPGSVNETTAVATAALPSVVTIEVAGSDEGGSGSGVIVSDDGYVLTNTHVVTLGGAVADPTIRVTTSDGHIYEATVVGTDPIYDLAVIKLKGAKGLTPIDFADSSKLNVGDTAVALGAPLGLANSVTTGIVSALNRSIQIASSALPDSSSEDAPEDQQTPEGEGEGEGPFQFDLPGNTGQQSSESISIAVIQTDAAINHGNSGGALVNSKGELIGINVAIASSGNSEESGSIGIGFAIPSNIAQRVSEEIIADGAATHGLLGASVRDAASVEGAEVAGAYIAKASAGGAAADGGLKEGDVVTAFNGVPITNASDLTAQVRAAAAGSDAKVTYVRGGKEYEIDVTLGDLAG, encoded by the coding sequence ATGAACGAAGACGACACCCAGAACCACTCGGCACCCGCGTCGCACGACGCCGTGCCGTCCGCCCAGGCAGCAGAGGGCGTCGCTCAGCCGGCGCCCGCCGCCGCCGCTGACCTCACCGGTGCGTCCTCGACGGCACCGTCGCAGGGACACGAGGTGCCTTCGACCTTCACGTCGCAGGCGCCGGCGGCCCCTGCCGGTCCGCCCGCAGCCCAGCGCTTCGCCGCGCCGAGCGCCCCGGCGACCGGCTCGGCACCGGGAGCCGCCTTCGGCATCCCCAGCGCTGCGTCGTACACGCAGCCGACCCAACCCCTCGACGGAACGGCGCCGCTCGGGTTCGTCGTCCCGCCGGCCGATGGTGTGAAGACGAAGGACTCGAAGCCCCGCAGCGGCCCGAAGTTCGCGGCGTTCATCCTCGCGGCGGCCCTCGTCGGCGGTGTCGCAGGATTCGGCGGCGGAGCACTGCTGAGCGGCATCCAGAACCAGCCCTCCAGCGGTACCGCGACGGGCCCGCAGACCGTCACGGTCAACAACCCGGGATCGGTCAACGAGACCACGGCGGTCGCGACGGCCGCCCTCCCCTCCGTCGTCACGATCGAGGTCGCCGGCTCCGACGAGGGCGGCAGCGGCTCGGGCGTCATCGTGAGCGACGACGGCTATGTGCTCACCAACACGCACGTCGTCACGCTCGGCGGTGCTGTCGCCGACCCGACGATCCGGGTGACGACCTCCGACGGACACATCTACGAGGCCACGGTCGTCGGAACCGACCCGATCTACGACCTCGCCGTGATCAAGCTGAAGGGGGCGAAGGGCCTCACGCCCATCGACTTCGCCGACTCGTCGAAGCTCAACGTCGGTGACACCGCCGTTGCCCTCGGTGCACCGCTCGGCCTCGCGAACTCGGTCACGACCGGCATCGTGAGCGCGCTGAACCGGAGCATCCAGATCGCCTCGTCCGCGCTCCCCGACTCGTCGTCGGAAGACGCTCCCGAGGACCAGCAGACACCGGAGGGTGAGGGAGAGGGAGAGGGACCGTTCCAGTTCGACCTCCCCGGCAACACCGGTCAGCAGTCCTCCGAGTCGATCTCGATCGCCGTCATCCAGACGGACGCCGCGATCAACCACGGCAACTCCGGCGGAGCGCTCGTGAACAGCAAGGGCGAGCTGATCGGCATCAACGTGGCCATCGCCAGCTCGGGCAACTCCGAGGAGTCGGGCTCCATCGGCATCGGCTTCGCGATTCCCTCGAACATCGCGCAGCGCGTCTCCGAGGAGATCATCGCCGACGGCGCGGCCACGCACGGACTCCTCGGAGCATCGGTGCGCGACGCGGCGAGCGTCGAGGGTGCAGAGGTCGCCGGAGCTTACATCGCCAAGGCGAGCGCCGGTGGAGCGGCCGCTGACGGCGGCCTGAAGGAAGGCGATGTCGTCACCGCGTTCAACGGCGTTCCGATCACCAACGCCAGCGACCTCACGGCACAGGTGCGCGCCGCGGCCGCTGGTAGCGACGCGAAGGTCACCTACGTCCGGGGCGGCAAGGAGTACGAGATCGACGTGACGCTCGGCGACCTCGCCGGCTGA